A portion of the Candidatus Polarisedimenticolaceae bacterium genome contains these proteins:
- the solA gene encoding N-methyl-L-tryptophan oxidase produces the protein MAGDFDVAIVGLGAMGSAAACHLARRGRRVLGLDRFTPPHALGSSHGETRIIREAYFEHPLYVPLVQRAYTLWTELEELAERELLRTTGGVMIGPAGGILVEGARRSAEEHGLRHELLSAREVRRRFPALSPSEAMVGVWEPRAGVLFPEACIEAHLEVARSFGATLVYGEPVIRWSPDGRGVRVVTPQGDYVAAQLLLTAGSWMRALAPEAGLPLTVTRQVLCWFAPAATPEHFAPASCPIHLWEDLPGRFFYGFPDFGTGVKLAIHHEGRATDPDHVRREVGAGEVEDLRRRFRRFMPAADGPLLRTAVCLYTNTPDEHFWIDRHPGHPQVLIASPCSGHGFKFASAIGEILADELTGKPTSFDLEPFRRR, from the coding sequence ATGGCCGGAGACTTCGACGTCGCCATCGTGGGTCTGGGCGCCATGGGGAGCGCCGCCGCCTGCCACCTCGCGCGCCGCGGCCGACGCGTCCTCGGCCTCGACCGATTCACCCCGCCCCACGCCCTGGGCTCCTCGCACGGCGAGACCCGGATCATCCGCGAGGCCTACTTCGAGCATCCGCTCTACGTGCCGCTCGTCCAGAGGGCGTACACGCTCTGGACGGAGCTCGAGGAGCTCGCGGAGCGCGAGCTCCTCCGGACGACCGGAGGGGTGATGATCGGTCCTGCCGGCGGGATCCTGGTCGAAGGGGCGCGGCGCAGCGCCGAGGAGCACGGGCTCCGCCACGAGCTCCTCTCCGCCCGCGAGGTGCGGCGACGATTCCCGGCCCTCTCGCCGAGCGAGGCGATGGTGGGGGTGTGGGAGCCGCGCGCGGGGGTCCTCTTCCCCGAGGCCTGCATCGAGGCCCACCTCGAGGTCGCGCGATCTTTCGGCGCGACCCTCGTGTACGGCGAGCCGGTGATCCGCTGGTCCCCCGACGGCCGCGGCGTCCGCGTCGTCACGCCTCAGGGGGACTACGTCGCGGCGCAGTTGCTCCTCACCGCGGGGAGCTGGATGCGCGCGCTCGCCCCGGAGGCCGGGCTGCCGCTCACCGTGACGCGACAGGTCCTCTGCTGGTTCGCGCCCGCCGCGACCCCCGAGCACTTCGCCCCGGCGAGCTGCCCGATCCACCTCTGGGAGGACCTGCCCGGCCGCTTCTTCTACGGCTTCCCCGACTTCGGCACCGGCGTGAAGCTCGCGATCCACCACGAAGGGCGCGCCACCGACCCCGACCACGTGCGCCGCGAGGTCGGGGCCGGCGAAGTCGAAGACCTTCGCCGTCGCTTCCGCCGCTTCATGCCCGCCGCCGACGGCCCGCTCCTGCGGACGGCGGTGTGTCTGTACACGAATACCCCCGACGAGCACTTCTGGATCGACCGGCATCCCGGGCACCCGCAGGTCCTGATCGCGAGCCCCTGCTCGGGGCACGGCTTCAAATTCGCGAGCGCGATCGGCGAGATCCTCGCGGACGAGCTGACCGGGAAGCCGACGTCGTTCGACCTGGAGCCGTTCCGGAGGCGCTGA
- a CDS encoding DMT family transporter yields the protein MTFTRVLILTALAMTAFAGNSLLCRVALKHTAIDAATFTTIRIVSGALMLGLIARTNRGPRPGGGSWPSALALFVYAAGFSFAYLSLPAATGALLLFGAVQATMIGRGLWAGERLRPVQTAGLVLALGGLGGLLLPGLSAPPLVGSVLMLSAGVAWGVYSLRGRGAGDPTKVTAGNFARAVPFSIALSAVTFSRMTFDAAGAGYAIASGALASGIGYAIWYTALPALPATSAATIQLSVPVLAALGGIVFLGEALTLRLILASVAILGGIALVILKRRKVAVSIVLLVAGLSSACGPGPGKLAIATQPGANNVHLVIWNPGPNAVRLLITLNERILFDERVEPVSASPAVAVQRWTTLPSRRYRIEVLDRLSGRTAEARFDLKAFVNLHVNVLPEEILIQTSEDPREGYE from the coding sequence ATGACTTTCACCCGAGTCCTCATCCTGACCGCTCTCGCGATGACGGCCTTCGCCGGCAACTCCCTGCTCTGTCGGGTCGCCCTCAAGCACACCGCGATCGACGCGGCGACCTTCACGACGATCCGCATCGTCTCCGGCGCGCTGATGCTCGGCCTGATCGCGCGCACGAACCGCGGTCCGCGCCCCGGCGGCGGAAGCTGGCCGTCGGCTCTCGCGCTGTTCGTCTACGCCGCCGGGTTCTCGTTCGCCTACCTGAGCCTCCCCGCGGCGACGGGGGCGCTGCTCCTCTTCGGCGCCGTGCAGGCGACGATGATCGGACGCGGCCTGTGGGCGGGGGAACGCCTGCGGCCGGTGCAGACCGCCGGGCTCGTGCTCGCGCTCGGAGGGTTGGGAGGGCTCCTCCTCCCGGGGCTCTCCGCGCCGCCGCTCGTGGGTTCCGTGCTGATGTTGAGCGCCGGGGTCGCGTGGGGGGTGTATTCGCTGCGCGGGAGAGGGGCGGGGGATCCGACGAAGGTCACGGCGGGGAACTTCGCGCGCGCGGTGCCCTTCTCGATCGCGTTGAGCGCGGTGACCTTTTCCCGTATGACGTTCGACGCCGCCGGGGCGGGGTATGCGATCGCCTCGGGGGCGCTGGCTTCCGGGATCGGGTACGCGATCTGGTATACCGCCCTTCCCGCGCTTCCGGCGACGAGCGCGGCGACGATTCAGTTGAGCGTGCCGGTCCTGGCGGCGCTGGGCGGGATCGTCTTCCTCGGGGAGGCGCTGACGTTGAGGCTGATCCTCGCTTCGGTCGCGATCCTCGGCGGGATCGCGCTCGTGATCCTCAAGCGGCGGAAGGTGGCGGTCAGCATCGTGCTCCTCGTTGCCGGGCTGTCGTCCGCCTGCGGCCCGGGGCCCGGGAAGCTGGCGATCGCCACGCAACCCGGTGCGAACAACGTCCACCTCGTGATCTGGAATCCCGGGCCGAATGCGGTGCGGCTGCTGATCACGCTCAACGAGCGGATCCTCTTCGACGAGCGTGTCGAGCCGGTGTCCGCCTCCCCCGCGGTCGCGGTCCAGCGCTGGACGACCCTCCCGAGCCGTCGTTATCGCATCGAGGTCCTGGACCGATTGTCGGGGCGTACGGCCGAGGCGAGGTTCGACCTGAAGGCGTTCGTGAACCTCCACGTGAACGTCCTTCCCGAGGAGATCCTCATCCAGACGAGTGAAGATCCTCGGGAGGGGTATGAGTAA
- a CDS encoding DUF6596 domain-containing protein, which translates to MTPTRLDPSHERLLRDLAPRVLGAVARRFGDFADAEDAVQEALIAAASHWPQGTIPDDPCAWLIRVAARRMVDLRRTQIARRRRETAVALPIDDRHVSAPEILPQPEEDDTLTLLFMCCHPALQPSSAIALTLRAVGGLTTGEIARAFLVPEATMGQRIFRAKQAIRSAGARFELPDATERAERLDAVQHVLYLIFNEGYASSAGPSLYRVDLSGEAIRLARELHRLLPADAETAGLLALMLLTDARRAARTGPGGELVPLDEQDRTVWDRAAIAEGVALLTRALSRGAVGPYQLQAAIAAVHGEAKSWEETDWPQILALYGLLRRVADSPMVALNEAVAVAMVHGPAAGLERLKSLDDDPRVAGHHRLAAVRGHLCERLGEREAAIAHYRAAAEGTSSLPERNYLRLKAARLG; encoded by the coding sequence GTGACGCCAACCCGCCTGGATCCGTCGCACGAGCGCCTGCTGCGCGATCTCGCGCCGCGGGTGCTCGGTGCGGTGGCCCGACGCTTCGGGGACTTCGCCGACGCCGAGGACGCCGTCCAGGAGGCGCTGATCGCCGCCGCGTCGCACTGGCCGCAGGGGACGATCCCCGACGACCCGTGCGCGTGGCTGATCCGCGTCGCCGCGCGTCGCATGGTCGACCTGCGGCGGACGCAGATCGCTCGGCGGCGTCGGGAGACCGCGGTGGCGCTCCCGATCGACGACCGTCACGTTTCGGCCCCCGAGATCCTGCCGCAGCCCGAGGAGGACGACACCCTCACGCTCCTCTTCATGTGTTGTCACCCCGCGCTTCAGCCCTCGTCGGCGATCGCCCTCACACTTCGGGCGGTGGGCGGCCTGACCACGGGCGAGATCGCGCGCGCGTTCCTCGTTCCCGAAGCGACGATGGGGCAGCGGATCTTCCGGGCGAAGCAGGCGATCCGCAGCGCCGGGGCGCGCTTCGAGCTCCCGGATGCGACCGAACGCGCCGAACGCCTCGACGCGGTCCAACACGTCCTCTACCTGATCTTCAACGAGGGATACGCGTCGAGCGCGGGTCCGAGCCTCTACCGCGTCGATCTCTCCGGGGAGGCGATCCGCCTCGCCCGCGAGCTGCACCGCCTCCTCCCCGCCGACGCCGAGACGGCGGGACTGCTCGCGCTGATGCTCCTCACCGACGCGCGGCGGGCCGCCCGCACCGGTCCTGGAGGGGAGCTCGTTCCGCTCGACGAGCAGGACCGAACGGTCTGGGACCGGGCCGCGATCGCCGAAGGGGTCGCGTTGCTCACCCGGGCGCTGTCGCGGGGGGCCGTCGGCCCCTACCAGCTCCAGGCGGCGATCGCCGCGGTGCACGGGGAGGCAAAGTCCTGGGAGGAGACCGACTGGCCGCAGATCCTTGCGCTCTACGGACTGCTCCGTCGCGTCGCCGACTCCCCGATGGTGGCGCTCAACGAGGCGGTGGCGGTGGCGATGGTCCACGGCCCGGCGGCGGGGCTCGAGCGGTTGAAGTCGCTGGACGACGACCCGCGCGTCGCGGGGCATCACCGCCTCGCCGCCGTGCGCGGGCACCTCTGCGAGCGGCTGGGGGAGCGCGAGGCGGCGATCGCCCACTACCGCGCGGCGGCCGAGGGGACGTCGAGCCTTCCGGAGCGGAACTACCTCCGGCTGAAGGCGGCGAGATTGGGGTGA
- a CDS encoding YciI family protein produces the protein MKFMLMMHAPRGDGDWGILHWSPEALNAHIAFMMELNKNLQSEGALVGAEGLAMPAQARIVRAGKNGNPEVTDGPFAESKEFLAGYWIVDVESPDAAHRIAAKASSAPGPDGKPLNMAIEVREVMRCAPVEA, from the coding sequence ATGAAGTTCATGCTGATGATGCACGCGCCCAGGGGCGACGGCGATTGGGGGATCCTGCATTGGTCCCCGGAGGCGCTGAACGCCCACATCGCCTTCATGATGGAGCTCAACAAGAACCTCCAGAGCGAGGGGGCGCTCGTGGGCGCCGAGGGGCTGGCGATGCCCGCCCAGGCCCGCATCGTCCGTGCGGGAAAGAACGGGAACCCCGAGGTCACCGACGGGCCGTTCGCCGAGTCGAAGGAGTTCCTCGCGGGGTACTGGATCGTGGACGTCGAGTCGCCGGATGCCGCCCACCGGATCGCCGCGAAGGCGTCGTCCGCGCCGGGTCCCGACGGCAAGCCCCTCAACATGGCGATCGAGGTGCGTGAAGTGATGCGCTGCGCGCCCGTCGAGGCGTGA
- a CDS encoding SRPBCC domain-containing protein: MTHFRQNLLLQATPAAIYAALTTKEGLRGWWSQDCQGQTHPGGVLTFRFGPHHKEMRIEKMEADREVRWRCVGAHIAFLEKKDEWVGTQIVFRLTPEGEGRTRLEFEHVGLVPSFECYEVCDSGWKYFLASLRGFVETGRGTPHELVAEKAS, translated from the coding sequence ATGACTCACTTCCGTCAGAACCTCCTGCTCCAAGCCACCCCCGCGGCGATCTACGCCGCGCTCACCACGAAGGAAGGCCTGCGCGGCTGGTGGTCGCAGGATTGCCAGGGCCAGACGCACCCGGGAGGCGTGCTCACCTTCCGCTTCGGCCCCCACCACAAGGAGATGCGCATCGAGAAGATGGAGGCGGACCGCGAGGTGCGCTGGCGTTGCGTCGGAGCACACATCGCCTTCCTCGAGAAGAAGGACGAGTGGGTCGGGACCCAGATCGTCTTCCGGCTGACGCCGGAGGGGGAGGGGCGCACGCGCCTCGAGTTCGAGCACGTCGGCCTCGTGCCGTCGTTCGAGTGCTACGAAGTGTGCGACAGCGGTTGGAAATACTTCCTGGCGAGCCTCCGGGGATTCGTCGAGACGGGTCGCGGCACGCCGCACGAGCTCGTCGCGGAGAAGGCGAGCTGA
- a CDS encoding SRPBCC family protein has translation MSTTSETDRIERSIHIQAPRERVFRALTDAEEFGTWFGAELKGQTIAPGQRVRGPITIPGYTHVVFDVVIDRVEPPNLMSYRWHPHAIEPGVDYSKEEPTLVTFTLKPTPGNGTMLTVVETGFDNVPPHRRLVAFRGNSAGWAMQLENIARHVTA, from the coding sequence ATGAGCACCACCTCGGAAACCGACCGCATCGAGCGCAGCATCCACATCCAGGCCCCGCGCGAGCGGGTGTTCCGCGCCTTGACCGACGCCGAGGAGTTCGGCACGTGGTTCGGCGCGGAGCTGAAGGGGCAGACGATCGCCCCCGGACAACGCGTCCGCGGGCCGATCACGATCCCCGGTTACACCCACGTCGTCTTCGACGTGGTCATCGATCGCGTCGAGCCGCCGAACCTGATGTCGTACCGGTGGCATCCGCACGCCATCGAGCCGGGCGTCGACTACTCGAAGGAGGAGCCGACCCTCGTGACCTTCACGCTGAAGCCAACGCCCGGGAACGGCACGATGCTGACGGTGGTCGAGACCGGCTTCGACAACGTCCCCCCGCACCGCCGTCTCGTCGCGTTCCGCGGAAACTCCGCCGGATGGGCGATGCAGCTCGAGAACATCGCGCGCCATGTCACCGCTTAA
- a CDS encoding metalloregulator ArsR/SmtB family transcription factor, whose amino-acid sequence MSPLKGKAKGKERWDAEARVFAALGDPTRLKLVVVLCAGGAFSIAQLTANTDISRQGVTKHLQVLSQAGVVRDVKSGRERLWQLEPAQIEEARRTLEVIGRQWETALGRLKAFAEKD is encoded by the coding sequence ATGTCACCGCTTAAGGGCAAGGCGAAAGGGAAGGAGCGTTGGGACGCCGAGGCGCGGGTCTTCGCCGCCCTCGGCGATCCCACGCGCCTGAAGCTGGTCGTCGTGTTGTGCGCGGGGGGTGCGTTCTCGATCGCGCAGCTGACGGCGAACACCGACATCAGCCGACAGGGCGTAACGAAACACCTCCAGGTGCTCTCCCAGGCGGGCGTGGTCCGCGACGTGAAGTCGGGACGCGAACGCCTGTGGCAGCTGGAGCCCGCTCAGATCGAGGAAGCCAGGCGCACCCTCGAGGTGATCGGGAGGCAGTGGGAGACGGCTCTCGGACGGCTCAAGGCGTTTGCGGAGAAGGACTGA
- a CDS encoding NAD(P)-dependent alcohol dehydrogenase, with protein sequence MRLVRLRAPGGLENLQSVEEDPPEPGPGELLVRIRAGSLNFHDDMVVLGKIPCADGRVPLSDGAGEVTAVGDGVEDFEVGDAVVSTFWPYWLAGDMTPATRREIPGESVDGYAREYASLPAHAFTKAPPGCTHAEASTLPCAGVTAWRGLVVCGRVKPGDTVLVLGTGGVSLFALQFAKAAGARVIATSSSEEKLEKLTRLGADDVIHYKAVPEWGRKAKELTDGRGVDHVIEVGGPGTLAQSIAACRTGGHVAVIGVLTGFAGEVSIPALFSNQIRISGISIGSRADQEEMIRAITVNRLRPVIDRRFPLQEIVAAFAHYESRSHFGKVCVES encoded by the coding sequence ATGCGGCTCGTCAGGCTGAGAGCGCCGGGAGGCCTGGAGAATCTCCAATCCGTCGAGGAAGATCCGCCCGAGCCGGGGCCGGGTGAGCTTTTGGTCCGGATCCGGGCCGGCTCGTTGAACTTCCACGACGACATGGTGGTGCTGGGGAAGATCCCCTGCGCCGACGGCCGCGTCCCGCTGTCCGATGGCGCGGGAGAGGTGACGGCGGTCGGCGACGGCGTCGAGGACTTCGAGGTCGGAGATGCCGTCGTCAGCACGTTCTGGCCGTATTGGCTGGCGGGCGACATGACCCCGGCGACGAGACGGGAGATCCCGGGAGAGAGCGTCGACGGTTATGCCCGCGAGTACGCGAGTTTGCCGGCGCACGCCTTCACGAAGGCACCGCCGGGCTGCACGCACGCGGAGGCGTCCACGCTCCCCTGCGCGGGGGTTACCGCCTGGAGAGGCCTGGTGGTGTGCGGCCGGGTGAAGCCCGGCGACACGGTGCTGGTCCTCGGCACGGGCGGCGTCTCACTCTTCGCGCTGCAATTCGCGAAGGCCGCCGGCGCCCGCGTCATCGCGACGTCGTCCTCCGAGGAGAAGCTGGAGAAACTCACGCGCCTCGGCGCCGACGACGTCATCCACTACAAGGCCGTGCCGGAATGGGGCAGGAAGGCGAAGGAGCTGACCGACGGACGCGGCGTCGATCATGTGATCGAGGTCGGCGGCCCCGGCACCCTGGCGCAATCGATCGCGGCCTGCAGGACGGGCGGGCATGTCGCCGTGATCGGCGTCCTGACCGGTTTCGCGGGTGAAGTGTCGATCCCGGCCCTGTTCTCGAATCAGATCCGGATCAGCGGGATCTCCATCGGCAGCCGTGCCGATCAGGAGGAGATGATCCGGGCCATCACGGTCAACCGGTTGAGGCCCGTGATCGACCGCCGCTTTCCCTTGCAGGAGATCGTCGCCGCCTTCGCGCACTACGAGTCCCGGTCGCATTTCGGCAAGGTGTGCGTCGAGTCTTGA
- a CDS encoding dihydrofolate reductase family protein, protein MRTQYYTATSLDGFIATDDHSLEWLFQLGDVEETGYPSFIKEVGALAMGSSTYAWMLRHAIKPGDPSGEPWPYTQPTWVFSSRELPQIPGADIRFVRGDVRPVHEAMRAAAGDKNVWLVGGGDLVGQFHDAGLLDEIIVQVGSVTLGSGRPLLPREIAFPPLRLVSVRQMGPGFAELVYEVPRRT, encoded by the coding sequence ATGCGAACCCAGTACTACACCGCCACGAGCCTCGACGGCTTCATCGCGACCGACGATCACTCGCTCGAGTGGCTGTTCCAGCTCGGCGACGTCGAAGAGACCGGCTACCCGAGCTTCATCAAGGAGGTCGGCGCGCTCGCCATGGGCTCGTCCACCTACGCGTGGATGCTCCGCCACGCCATCAAGCCGGGGGACCCGTCCGGTGAGCCCTGGCCCTATACCCAACCGACCTGGGTGTTCTCGAGCCGCGAGCTCCCGCAGATCCCGGGGGCGGACATCCGGTTCGTTCGCGGGGACGTGCGCCCCGTGCACGAGGCAATGCGGGCCGCGGCGGGGGACAAGAACGTCTGGCTCGTCGGCGGCGGGGACCTGGTCGGGCAATTCCACGACGCCGGCCTGCTGGACGAGATCATCGTCCAGGTGGGGTCCGTCACGCTGGGCTCGGGAAGGCCGCTGCTTCCGCGGGAGATCGCCTTCCCGCCCCTGCGCCTCGTCTCGGTCCGGCAGATGGGGCCGGGATTCGCGGAGCTCGTGTACGAGGTCCCGCGGAGGACGTGA
- a CDS encoding DUF2938 domain-containing protein, producing MPLEPKTILGAVAIGLGASVVMDLWNLFLKRAFGIPSLNYCLLGRWIRHMPDGTFRHANINAASRKPLECAVGWMAHYSIGIGLALAFVVLTSGEALARPTLLPALLFGIGTVVFPFFVLQPSLGLGPASSRAPKPAQARLKSLATHTVFGVGLYVCALAVSHLLRINA from the coding sequence ATGCCCCTTGAACCGAAGACCATCCTCGGAGCCGTCGCCATCGGCCTCGGCGCGAGCGTGGTCATGGACCTCTGGAATCTGTTCCTGAAGCGAGCGTTCGGCATCCCCTCGCTCAACTACTGCCTGCTGGGACGGTGGATCCGACACATGCCCGACGGGACGTTCCGGCACGCGAACATCAACGCCGCGTCCCGTAAGCCCCTCGAGTGCGCGGTCGGCTGGATGGCCCACTACTCCATCGGGATCGGGCTCGCGCTCGCGTTCGTCGTGCTGACCTCCGGCGAGGCGCTCGCGCGACCGACGCTTCTCCCCGCGCTGCTCTTCGGCATCGGCACCGTGGTTTTCCCGTTCTTCGTGCTGCAGCCGTCGCTCGGCCTCGGCCCGGCCTCCTCCCGCGCGCCGAAGCCCGCGCAGGCCCGGCTGAAGAGCCTCGCCACGCACACCGTGTTCGGGGTCGGGCTGTACGTCTGCGCGCTGGCGGTGAGCCACCTGCTGCGGATCAACGCCTGA
- a CDS encoding alpha/beta fold hydrolase, with amino-acid sequence MRVLLLAVLAVGVAGSATVWILGGKLTAPVQHVVPLPPGAEAEAVTIPATGHAVAGWWMDAGQSTPVVLLLHGVRADRRAMLSRAEVLRSHGFSALLIDLNGHGETPGEAITFGKRESEDVTAALAWLRRNAPERRIGVVGCSLGGASLLLGPQPAGVHAVVLEAVYPRLSRAVRNRLRLRFGSLAGALAPLLLVQLEPRLGISPEELEPIRSIGRLGAPVLVVAGSLDRHTMLEESLELFDAASEPKELWVVNGALHQDFLEFDPEGYEAHVVSFLAEHLRIGSPSP; translated from the coding sequence GTGCGCGTCCTCCTGCTGGCGGTGCTGGCCGTCGGCGTCGCAGGGTCTGCCACCGTCTGGATCCTGGGCGGCAAGCTCACTGCGCCGGTTCAGCACGTCGTGCCGCTGCCTCCGGGCGCCGAAGCCGAAGCGGTGACCATTCCCGCGACAGGGCACGCCGTAGCCGGGTGGTGGATGGACGCCGGACAATCGACGCCGGTCGTCCTCCTCCTTCATGGGGTGCGCGCCGACCGGAGGGCGATGCTCTCTCGCGCCGAGGTCCTTCGAAGCCACGGCTTCTCGGCCCTCCTCATCGACCTTAATGGCCACGGGGAAACCCCCGGCGAGGCGATCACTTTCGGCAAGCGCGAGTCGGAAGATGTGACGGCGGCGCTCGCGTGGCTTCGCAGGAATGCGCCGGAACGTCGCATCGGAGTCGTCGGGTGCTCGCTCGGCGGGGCGTCGCTGCTCCTGGGACCCCAACCGGCCGGCGTCCACGCCGTGGTCCTCGAGGCGGTGTACCCGCGCCTGTCGCGGGCGGTGCGGAACCGCCTCCGCCTTCGCTTCGGCTCGCTCGCGGGGGCGCTCGCACCCTTGCTGCTCGTTCAGCTCGAGCCTCGCCTCGGCATCTCCCCCGAGGAGCTGGAGCCGATCCGTTCGATCGGCCGGCTCGGAGCGCCCGTTCTCGTCGTCGCCGGCTCGCTCGACCGGCACACGATGCTCGAGGAGTCGCTGGAGCTTTTCGACGCGGCGAGCGAACCGAAGGAGCTCTGGGTCGTGAACGGGGCGCTGCACCAGGATTTCCTGGAGTTCGATCCGGAGGGGTATGAGGCGCACGTGGTTTCGTTCCTGGCGGAGCATCTCCGGATCGGTTCGCCTTCCCCGTAA